Part of the Lolium rigidum isolate FL_2022 chromosome 6, APGP_CSIRO_Lrig_0.1, whole genome shotgun sequence genome, atcatgggatctcaatcggttattttatgcactaatcaaaagatatcaaccgtttaattttgcaaataatctcgaatgtgttcaagttcagatctagttcagatctagaatctgtttctttgcctatgatgaatggttgggcacaaatttttacgaggagggttcagcgaaccattgctgtgtacaaatctgttgtgcatgagctttagttcgcttaccccttccccgtagatatataatcatgtccactctaaccgaggctgactctgtttttcttaactttgttatcatgtacgttagtcatcgttgcaactcattcactagtttctgtttgatatggatcggatgtccggcagcgacgtcggcagcgacgaatagcgaggaggacgtcaagactcgccagtgtgctgcggaggctgcaggtcggccgtacatctcctacttcgccaaggaggtgtacaggtgccccttctgcaccaggagactcggcgccacggacttcaaccgcctcgtcacgcatgctgagaacatcagcaacaccttccccaaggtcggcacgacggtgaacgtccactccttccgcgccaagcacagggcgctcggcatgcacctccgcagcttccagcgggtggagatctccgccgggcgcatgcctccgctcaagcccaaggctcccaaggggagcaagagcaacaagtggagggagagccagatggggtaggcggagtcccggacgtgtgctgctgctgctgctgcctcctagtttgttgttgggatccctttgttgttagctagggatcccttgttgttatgttagtatgatggtgctcgtgaagaacctcgttactatgttggctgctgtgtatgcagcctattatctatccatattatctagggattatctatccctagtctactatattttgttggccgtacttagttttcttgatttactatgactcgtgaatttatcgtacattatcctggagatttgcttctagatttaactacatacatatgaaccggagggagtactagatttgctgccatattgggcaaacaacgagggccaaaaggcacaaataattgaagaaagtcagaaatgcaagcttctctagattttatactaatttggtgaaaaggacagagagaaagagggggaaaaggtgcacttaatagggatgccaatttggggccgagagagacagaacccagctcctgctcacgtgcaaccaaacgcttctcgtcctgtcccacgcgggccctttctaccagccccacgcgacgcgggcccacacgactcggccccacaagacgcggccccacacgtgacagaacggtcaactaaacgggaatcctgccgtctgagctgctttcgcgggtttcaaacaagggcttggggaaaactgaggaaaaactaaggagctggggaaaactgagtacaactaaggaccggagggcacgaaaatagaaatccctaaaagatatccctctcatgcaaccctgcaaccacaaagcaagaagtctcttgtgtccccaacacacctaataggtgcactagttcggcgaagagatagtgaaatacaggtggtataaataagtatgagcagcggcaacggcaccagaaaagtgcttgctggcgtgtagttgatggtggtaatattgcaggcagtagaaacatagtaaaacagtaaacaagcagcgatagaagtatttaggaacaaggcctagggattgcactttcactagtggacactctcaacattgatcgcatataaataactctttctcatatgtgctacatacactcttttgttggatgatgaacacattgcgtaggattacacgaaccctcaatgccggagttaacaagctccacaattcaatgttcatatttaaataaccttagagcataatagatcattgcaaaataaaccaagaactaacatagcgcacacactgtccacattacactatgaaggaggaatagatcacatcaatactatcataatgataattaactccacaatctacaagagatcatgatcatagcctacgacaagaaccacacggtgcacacactagtcacctttacaccatgcaggaggaatagactactttaataacatcacatgagtagcacacaactagtagcgatacaaagctcatcatatatggatctcaatcatgtaaagcagctcatgagatcattgtattgaagtacataggagagagattaaccacatagctaccggttcagccccgagcctcgatggagaactactccctcctcatgggagacaacagcggtgatgaagatggcggtggtgtcgatggagaagccttccgggggcacttctccgtcccggcggcgtgccggaacagagactgctgtcccccagatcttggcttcgcgatggcggcggctccggaaggtttctcgtaccgtggcttttccgtctcgaggttttaggtccgggacctttatataggcgaagaggcggcgtcgaaggtcaacgaggcggtgacacgctagggtggcgcggccggggcccgggccgcgccgccctatcatctggtgggcctgtggcccccctctggcgactctctgtgttctggatgcttccggggattctaagatgctgggcgttgatttcgtccgattccgagaatatttccttactaggatttctggaaccaaaaacagcagaaaacaggaactggcccttcggcatctcgtcaataggttagttccggaaaacgcataaatatgacataaagtatgtataaaacatgtagatatcatcaataatgtggcatggaacacaagaaattatcgatacgtcagagacgtatcattaTCCCCCATAGTCAACAAGTGACAAAATGGATGATCGAATTTTAGAAGGTCAATATAGTATGAGTTCCTTCCCaaagtgtgcatttctcataacatgagtgaaatcaaatgcacatatacaATGACGAATACTctgaggaaatcaaactatattggagATCAAAGATTACAGAAAGATAACAAGGTGAAGAAACTTCAACGAATGAACCAAAGGATCAAAGGATCCAAAGAATCAATTGGACAAAACAAGATGGCATGATAAGAGAAATAGTGTTCCAAATGAATATGGAAGCTCCCCAATGTTCGTGTTGTTCGTGCAGAAATTAGAATAATTGCATtttaatacaatatgcacaaacatggtatCCTCACTCCCTCCATATTATTTAGAACACAAGGAGAGAAATATAGTATTGATAAGAAACAATACGCCTATCAAGACAAACTTGAGTCCAAAAACATTcatgagatatgagtgcatgaagatgcAATCAAAGTAAACCAAACACTCATAAATCAAGTTCTTACCAACACCACCAAAAAACAAATGGATAAAAAAGATGGTCGGCAAGGAACGAGGATATCAAGGCGAGAGATTAACACTCTTGTGTATATAAGTTTATAGGTGGACAAAAAATCATTATAAACAATACACAAAGAGACATGCACACACCAAAGGTTAATTGAAGTAAATAAGACATGGTATCAAATAGGAAGTCAAAATATATACCAAAAGGATTCTTgcttaaaagcatatatagcaAATGGATCCATTTTCTCTTATGGTATATTAATGAAATTCAACCaacaaaatctcaaaaacatcacaactaacaataagggaactaAAGCTAGTTGAGATATTTTGAGAATGGAAACAATTATCAAAAAGAAGGATTCAAAGTGCAATTTCAACAATATTGCACATGAGAGCATGTTGagaaattgatatgcaataaattgttaAAGGACATATTTGGCATCCAAGCATTGCTCCAATCATCATAtgggacaacaccttccttataaatGAGGAAATCAtcaattgcatctccaatgtacctaaaacaacattcaagtacattttggtccccaaacttattgggtccaaagtGGTTAggctaaccacaatacataggacaaactccatataaatatgtccATATTTatggatgaaatttgaatttcatgcacatattAGCcacttaggatttgatggagtataccctatatattggatcgacAAGCATGCAAAAAATACAAACATATTACATAAAAGCATGCATAAAGGCTTTCAAGACCCAAACAAGATACAACTTGGACAAAACACCGACAAATACAAGAAAGCATAAAAGGTGTGACAAAACATATTTGTTTTCAAAATTATATCCAAGAAGCAAATCAACaacagatttgttcaacaaagttcaataaATGAATAAGTAGAAGTTATTGGACATAAAAGATGTAATAaaaaaacatgctcaaagatttatatcGTTCAAGAAAATAAATCATAGAAGAAAGAATGAGATACCAAACtctcaaaagagcaaggttccaacaaataaaccaaaccctctacacttttcacaatggcacaatataCCAAAAAAGGTttgttttccaaaaaaaaatacattatATGAATCAAGAGATTTTATCAAATTATTTTTCAAAGAGGCAAGGAAGACAAACCTGAGAAACAAAGATTTCTTGGCAAGAGAATAAGGGAATAAGAAGCAAaccaagatgaagatgatctaCAATATTCACCACACACAAGAGTATCAATCGTCAAAGAAAATGAGAACATTGGAATTAATTTATGGCGGTATATTTCAAGGATTCAAGATCAACTTCACAAAAGGCATATTGTTAAATATATGAATTAAGAACCATGTAAATATAGATACTCTTGATATGTACAATGATGATATGTATTTAAGCAAACGATTTCCCAAGTAATATATAGCAATATGTATTTGAGAAAAAATCGCACCAAGAATCTCTTACTCAAACATTTCTTCTCTTCATATCGATGATCTTGATACCAATacccaaggtatatctttatcttcatggcatccacacttgaatccaacacatggactacaacaaCATTACCTATGGAACATTCTTTCATATAAACGCAatgaaacattagtccatagatattgtcattaattaccaaaaaacacttatgggcaatgtacccttacaacagAACCACTTTAGCAAAGTAGGTTCAACCGATGTCGTCATGGAAATGTCCGACCTTCACAGCCCCCTGGCCTCTTGGCAGGGGTGTCGTCTCCCTTGTAGTGGCCATCGCCAAAGTTGTGCTCAGTGCACCTAACATCATCTTTGAGCACTGCAACAAAAGAATGAAGGAGATCAAAGAGTTGTATGTACATCATACATGATGAACAAGCATACATATCATCTCATCATCAGTTTAATTATAGGCTAAGAGACTATAACAATCTTGAGCCTCATATTAACCACATTGCGGCACATATGATTCTTTATCACCAAGAACTATGCACAGTCATGACAAACAAAACCCTGAAGGTCAGAAAGAAACATTTTGCCGGCAGCGTGTGGTTACATTATAATCGTGGGCTTAAAGACTAGCAAAACGCTGAAGAACAAATCATGGCCTCACATTAAGCAAGGATTGCAACAAATCATGGTCTCATAGTACCACGGAAAACAATGGGACTCATAAAACATAGCACACACAAATGAAAGACTTGATCCTACCGAACCTACGGCATGATCAAACAATGGTCTTTGATCATGCCAATAGTTTCAGAAGGAACATCTCTTCACGGCTTTGTACTAGAGTGTAATCATCAACATGAATAGTAAAATCCCCCAATCAAACATGCAATGTACCTAAAACCAGATCTGACCTTACCAACAAGATCCTAAGTGCGAATAACAAGCAGATCTTATTTCCAGCCAACATATATGGCACAACAAGATGAACTAGCTAAAAATACTATCCGGACAAGCAGTTATCACAAACTCAACAGATCTACCGTGTATGCGCTAAATAAGCATACATAAGTCCTCGCAGTACCACAGATCTACGCACATTCAAGCTTATGACCTTGGACTCGAGCCTTAACGTCATTGTTGTCCTTGCCTAGCAGCTTGAGCAGTGGAAGAACGAGTCTCGGCCGGCATCGATGAAGGCTTGCTCGATGAAGTCTTCGATTGTGTGCTCTCCTATCGTCGTCGCGGTGGTCTTGGATCTACTGGTGGTAGTACAACCGTCGGTGGTgctaggagagagaaggagaggagACGTCGGTTGAGAATGGCGGAGAGTGAGAGGGGTGAGTGAGCGGTGAGGGGATTTATGGTGCACTTTCTCGATGCACCGTGGCATCTCTCGCTCTTCCCGACGAATGCATGTCTTTTTCCAAGTTGCGCTCGCCAATGCATATACGCGGAGGAACAGTGAAATCGAGCGTGCCTAGTGGACTAACTTTTGCGTGTATCTAGattgctttaaaaatcgtgctatGCAGTAAAAGTTTTGCTCCACAGGGTGCCAAACGCACCAAACTTTGCCCGATGGAAGTGGGAAAAGACTTCACAACAACCAATCACGCCTCTATCATGTACACGAGCACCTAAGCAATGTTCAGGAAggcaactaagagcatctctagtccgtCCCCCAAAGCATGCCCCAAAGCCTCCTTCCACCCGACGCGGTCCAATACGGTgttcggcgtcccgagcccggccCCACCACAGGGGACACTTCGAGGCGCCGGACAAagcgagaagcgaggcggggaTTGGCAGGCCCGACGCATCATTGACACACGAACGGCGTCCAACCGTTgcctacctcgcgatggaagttattgACGCGCAGCGATGGTGCAGTTTTCACAGAGGTGCAGCGACACGtctcatcgcgcctagctctTCGTGTCGGCGTTAATGTGCGTTGCCGCTCcatcgcctccctccggcctataaaaatggacgctctcgcatcgtccctcacacacaaaccctggtgcctctctccccaaccctagccgccaccatctcgagAGTCGAGGGCCATTCCATGGCTGGTAGTGGCCACGGCCGCAACGGCCGTGCTAGAGCAGCAAGGCCTGCACGGTCGTCGCCGCGTGCGTCGTCGTCCTCTTCTGATGGGAGTGggagttcgagttcatcgtcgttcTCAATACCAAGTTCGTCGTCGGCAACGAGCCGGCCGCACTGCAGCTGCGGGAGGCTGGCTGCGGCTTctgccggtggccggtggacgtgctcttcgacgggcgcggcaagatgtaccttcacaccggctgggagaaggTCAAGCGTTTCCACGACATCTAAGCCGGATGTGTACTCACATTCTCCTACCAAGGCGACGAGGAGATGAGcatgaaggtgttcgacgacacgtccTGCAGCCGGCACTACCACAGGgacgacgaagatgacgacgactGAACACACCAAGTGTTCTTTCTTCACAGCGAGATGGCCACGAAGTTTTCTGTATGTTCTCCCTGCATAGGAGTAACAGGGCTATTATGGCCAGCTGGATTTCGAGTTTGGGTGACTAACAATGCCTGAGAGTATTCTTTCTTGGCAACGAACATATGAAATCTGTGAGGCCAACACTAATTAGATTTTctcattttgcaatattttaactATGTATTAATTTGTGTAAAATCAAACTATGCATTAGTTTATGTAAATTGTAATGTTCCTCCTCTTTATTGAAATGGAAATGCAACAAAAGTATTTTAATGTAATAACAAGTTTGGAGATCGCGTTTGAAGAACACGGCTGGGCAGCAACATCCCCCAAACACGACACAAAGAAATATCGTCTCCCAAACGCTAAATCTAGCGCTGTTTGGAGGAAGCTCTGAGAGACACGACGTAGAGCATTTCCTAGAGACCCTAAGTTAGCGCTCGATCGATGACGTCGCCGCCAAAACGAATACATGTGCCGAACGCCTCCAAAATGAATACAATTTTGAACGGTCCAAAACACATTGTAAGAAAGAGACGCCGGTGAAGATGctttaaataaatatatatttcAACTAGGCTGTAGATCTTAGAGAATAATATGTTATGTCTGGATCCAAGGTTTCCCCTTTTCATGGAGCTCGTCTCTTGTCTCACCCGTTGCTTCCGATCCAGGAGTATATTATTTACgggaccacgaagacgaagatgaaCTGAACAATAGAGACCCGCACGTGTTTCTTGAAGTAAAACGCAGCTGACCAAGTAGTCCGGAGACTTCCAGCCTCACGCAGCTGACCAAATAGGCACCAAATTCGAAGTAAATAACTCATCGAATCAAACCACTCCATATCTCATAACGTGCTCTTTGAACTAATTACTCATTCCAGCCACCAGAATCGCCACATTCAGGCGCCCTGCTCGGTCAAGAAAACGAACGTGACCCAGGAACACCCTCCATTTTAGGtcagaaaagagaaggaaaaagaGAACAGAGCATCTCCAATCTCAAAACCAATCAGGCAATCGGAGCACCTGTGCCTCAAGTGCTCTATCCAGGAATTAGCCCTTGATcgccgctcgctcgctcgctcgagcTGGTGCTGGTCGTTAGCACGTCCGTTTTCTTATCATTTTCGTTTGAATCTCGTTAGCACGTCACATTGACGTGTACGCATGAGCGTGAAGTCTTGTGCCTATCCGGCGTCCGCCTACAAAAGGGCGGGGGTACGCCCAGATCTGCTCGCATCATCTCTGCTCCCACATCAATTCGCACCAATCATAGAGAGCTCCCGCAGCACAGGAAAGAGGCGAGCGAAAATGCTGGAAGGGAAGGCGACGGTGGAGGACACCGACATGCCGGCGAAGATGCAGCTGCAGGCGACGTCGGCGGCGTCCAGCGCCCTCGACCGCTTCGACGTCCTCGACTGCCGGAGCATCGCGGCTCACATCAAGAAGGTAACTGCTTACGACAGCTAGCAACTCTGCAGTGTTTTCTGGCAAGAAAACAGCAAATTAGCTGTGCAAGTGCTGGTCAATGAtctgatttgatttgatttggatgGCTGCAGGAGTTTGACACGATCCATGGCCCGGGGTGGCAATGCGTGGTCGGCTGCAGCTTCGGCTGCTACTTCACGCACAGCAAGGGGAGCTTCATATACTTCAAGCTGGAGTCGCTCAGGTTCCTCGTCTTCAAAGGCGCTGCGGATGAACAACCACGGCGGTGCTGATCAGCTGCGGCCGAACTCGCCCGTCCTCATCCTGGTGATTTCGGGG contains:
- the LOC124665725 gene encoding dynein light chain LC6, flagellar outer arm-like gives rise to the protein MSVKSCAYPASAYKRAGVRPDLLASSLLPHQFAPIIESSRSTGKRRAKMLEGKATVEDTDMPAKMQLQATSAASSALDRFDVLDCRSIAAHIKKEFDTIHGPGWQCVVGCSFGCYFTHSKGSFIYFKLESLRFLVFKGAADEQPRRC